A stretch of the Marivirga tractuosa DSM 4126 genome encodes the following:
- a CDS encoding GxxExxY protein: MNTRKAFLKELTYKINGAAIEVHKELGPGLLESVYHQCLIHELKNQNIYFQTEKLIEVNYKGLNLDTNLRCDILVENSICIELKAVKEMLPVHDAQILSYMKLLKVPKGILYNFNVYNLFNQGQKTFVNEFFI, encoded by the coding sequence ATGAATACCCGTAAAGCTTTTTTAAAAGAATTAACCTATAAAATTAATGGTGCAGCAATAGAAGTTCATAAAGAATTAGGACCTGGTTTGTTGGAAAGTGTATATCATCAATGTCTGATCCACGAATTAAAAAATCAAAATATTTATTTTCAAACAGAGAAATTAATTGAAGTAAATTATAAAGGACTGAATTTAGATACCAATTTAAGATGTGACATCTTAGTTGAAAATTCAATATGTATCGAACTCAAAGCCGTAAAAGAAATGCTGCCGGTTCATGATGCTCAAATTTTATCGTATATGAAGCTATTAAAGGTACCAAAAGGTATTTTATATAATTTCAATGTCTACAATCTTTTTAACCAAGGACAAAAAACTTTTGTAAATGAGTTTTTTATTTAA
- a CDS encoding DUF4230 domain-containing protein, producing MKPYLLTALFVTLIVAPLAVWATLELQHPRKYLEEAQVKEVILQQDFHGAKVVLNDVYFVHRRNKPNRPIIAYYEIPVEISAFVDLKDMVVSSDDDQNITILLPDPKLDVPNFKWDQAEFESLRVLDLDITLFENRMEAAMKEIKEIEAERKDKITQAALNSGILELTKLQLSEVFEAIFLPLDQEVSIRFAGDEEADEFENSLVTSGEILNDLEKELMSFDTQKDIGMEY from the coding sequence ATGAAACCTTATCTATTAACCGCTCTTTTTGTGACTTTAATTGTAGCACCTTTGGCAGTTTGGGCTACTCTGGAGCTGCAACATCCACGAAAGTACCTCGAAGAAGCCCAAGTTAAAGAGGTGATTCTGCAACAAGATTTCCATGGTGCTAAAGTGGTATTGAATGATGTTTATTTTGTCCATAGGCGAAACAAACCCAACCGACCAATTATTGCTTATTATGAAATTCCAGTAGAGATTTCTGCTTTTGTAGATTTAAAGGATATGGTGGTCAGTAGTGATGATGATCAGAATATCACTATCCTTCTGCCCGATCCGAAACTGGATGTTCCAAATTTCAAATGGGATCAGGCTGAATTTGAAAGTTTAAGAGTGTTGGATTTGGATATCACACTCTTTGAAAACAGAATGGAAGCCGCCATGAAGGAGATTAAAGAAATAGAAGCGGAAAGAAAAGATAAGATTACCCAAGCAGCTTTGAATTCCGGTATTTTGGAGCTTACTAAATTACAATTATCTGAAGTTTTTGAGGCTATTTTTTTACCGCTTGATCAGGAGGTAAGCATTCGCTTTGCTGGTGATGAAGAAGCCGATGAGTTTGAAAATTCATTGGTGACTTCAGGAGAGATTTTGAATGACTTGGAAAAGGAATTGATGTCTTTTGATACGCAAAAAGATATTGGAATGGAGTATTAA